The following proteins are co-located in the Gloeocapsa sp. PCC 73106 genome:
- a CDS encoding RNA-guided endonuclease TnpB family protein, whose product RKAVSKIQSKVARQRQDWQHQISSKIVSDNSLIATEKLNLKGMTRKAKGKRKRQKTGLNRAILDVGIGNLKSLIKYKVTEAGGFYIEVPTSKVKPSQTCPNCGYQKKKTLAEREHCCEKCGYTANRDVAAAQVMLKYARGVERSSLSDAEPTSTTSCGSMKYLGARKRQKRLA is encoded by the coding sequence CGTAAAGCAGTAAGTAAAATTCAATCAAAAGTAGCTAGACAAAGACAAGATTGGCAACATCAAATAAGTAGCAAGATAGTTAGCGATAATAGCCTAATTGCTACAGAAAAGCTTAATCTAAAAGGGATGACACGCAAAGCAAAAGGGAAAAGAAAACGTCAAAAAACTGGCTTAAACAGAGCTATTTTAGACGTAGGAATCGGAAACCTAAAATCACTAATTAAGTACAAAGTTACCGAAGCAGGTGGATTCTATATCGAGGTTCCTACTAGTAAGGTAAAGCCTAGCCAAACCTGTCCTAATTGTGGGTATCAGAAAAAGAAAACCTTAGCAGAAAGAGAGCACTGTTGTGAGAAATGCGGCTATACAGCAAATAGAGATGTAGCAGCAGCTCAAGTAATGCTTAAGTATGCGAGGGGGGTGGAACGCTCCTCTTTGTCAGACGCAGAGCCGACTAGCACTACTTCGTGTGGAAGCATGAAGTATCTGGGGGCGAGGAAGCGTCAGAAACGTCTGGCCTAG
- a CDS encoding AI-2E family transporter, with product MLETLRNLPPWLRSTLVFPLLFLNGFLLALLLNYLHPLVYFVIIATILAFVLELGVDFLTQKGIKRGIAIALLLLVTLFLLTILSFILIPLIIEQLGQLINTAPQWIAQTNQQLENLSDYPLFERFAIDINAIILKINEQFAKILEDSGGKVLNLIGATISSLLNILLILVLTIFSLTNGQSFWQGIFSYFPEPWNEKIPRYTKKTFKDYFLARLILTVISATARWILFLLVGLPYSALFGFGFGFAGFIPLLGTVLSLLGFVILSFKGIEFGLKFLVISFILDQISDNVLAPRIMGNAIGLNPIWLIVSLFIGAKIGGILGLFLAVPVASIIKQIVHDLRTPVDQIPEIPETPEPTTEN from the coding sequence ATGCTAGAAACTCTTCGTAATCTCCCACCTTGGCTTCGTTCAACCTTAGTATTTCCGCTATTATTTCTGAACGGGTTTCTTCTCGCTCTGCTTTTAAACTATCTACACCCTCTAGTATATTTTGTCATTATCGCGACGATTCTCGCTTTTGTCTTAGAGCTAGGGGTGGATTTTTTGACTCAAAAAGGGATTAAACGAGGTATAGCGATCGCTCTTTTGCTGCTAGTTACTCTTTTCTTGTTAACTATTTTGAGTTTTATTCTTATACCCTTAATCATAGAACAATTGGGACAACTAATTAATACTGCTCCTCAATGGATTGCACAAACTAATCAACAGCTCGAAAATCTATCTGATTATCCCCTGTTCGAACGTTTTGCGATTGATATCAATGCAATTATCCTGAAAATTAACGAACAATTTGCCAAAATCTTGGAAGATAGTGGCGGTAAGGTTTTAAATTTAATTGGGGCTACTATTAGCAGTTTACTTAATATTCTATTAATCTTAGTGTTAACAATTTTTTCATTAACAAATGGTCAGAGTTTTTGGCAAGGAATATTTAGTTATTTTCCTGAACCTTGGAACGAAAAAATACCCAGATACACTAAGAAAACCTTTAAAGATTACTTTTTAGCTCGCTTAATTTTAACCGTAATTTCCGCTACTGCTCGTTGGATATTATTTTTACTGGTTGGTCTTCCCTACTCAGCTTTATTCGGATTTGGATTTGGATTTGCTGGCTTTATTCCCCTTTTGGGAACCGTTTTGAGTTTGTTGGGATTTGTGATTTTATCTTTCAAGGGGATAGAATTTGGACTTAAATTTTTAGTGATTTCCTTTATTCTTGATCAAATCAGTGACAATGTTTTAGCACCACGAATTATGGGAAACGCCATCGGCTTAAATCCCATTTGGCTAATTGTTTCTCTGTTTATTGGCGCCAAAATTGGAGGAATTTTAGGACTATTTTTAGCGGTTCCTGTAGCTAGTATTATCAAGCAAATTGTCCATGATTTACGCACACCAGTAGATCAGATTCCGGAGATTCCGGAGACACCAGAGCCAACAACCGAAAATTAG
- a CDS encoding TRC40/GET3/ArsA family transport-energizing ATPase, producing the protein MRLILMTGKGGVGKTSVAAATGLRCAELGYKTLVLSTDPAHSLADSFDLELGHDPVKISDNLWGAELDALRELEGNWGAVKRYITQVLQARGLDGVQAEELAILPGMDEIFSLVRVKRHYDEGDFDVLIIDSAPTGTALRLLSLPEVGGWYMRRFYKPLQGMSAALRPLFEPIFRPLTGFSLPDKEVMDAPYELYLQIEALEKVLTDNTQTSVRLVTNPEKMVIKESLRAHAYLSLYNVATDLVIANRIIPESVTDPFFQRWKENQQLYKQEIYDNFHPLPVKEAPLFSEEMCGLSALHQLKTILYADEDPTQVYYKENTVRVVQNGNCYSLELYLPGIPKEQIQLNKTGDELNIRIGNHRRNLVLPQALAALNPSGAKMEEDYLKINFIISNGK; encoded by the coding sequence ATGCGTTTAATTTTAATGACCGGAAAGGGTGGGGTGGGCAAAACCTCTGTAGCTGCAGCTACGGGATTGCGTTGTGCTGAATTAGGTTATAAAACCCTGGTACTGAGTACGGATCCTGCTCACTCCCTAGCCGACAGTTTTGACTTAGAATTAGGACACGATCCTGTGAAAATCAGCGACAACCTCTGGGGTGCAGAATTAGACGCACTGAGGGAATTAGAGGGTAATTGGGGCGCCGTCAAACGATATATCACTCAAGTTTTACAAGCGAGGGGTTTAGATGGGGTACAAGCGGAAGAATTAGCGATCTTACCGGGAATGGATGAGATTTTCAGTTTAGTTCGCGTTAAACGCCATTACGATGAGGGCGATTTTGACGTCTTGATTATCGATTCTGCACCCACTGGGACCGCTTTAAGATTGCTGAGTCTTCCTGAGGTTGGGGGTTGGTATATGAGGCGTTTTTATAAACCCCTACAGGGTATGTCAGCAGCACTAAGACCTCTATTTGAGCCGATTTTCCGTCCCTTGACTGGATTTTCTCTCCCAGATAAAGAGGTGATGGACGCACCCTACGAGCTTTATCTACAAATAGAAGCTCTAGAAAAAGTTTTAACTGATAATACTCAGACTTCTGTGCGCTTGGTCACTAATCCAGAAAAAATGGTGATCAAAGAATCTTTGAGAGCTCACGCTTACTTGAGCTTATATAATGTGGCTACGGATTTAGTTATCGCCAATCGAATTATTCCTGAATCGGTGACGGATCCTTTTTTTCAGCGATGGAAAGAAAATCAACAACTCTATAAGCAGGAAATCTACGATAATTTTCACCCTCTCCCGGTGAAAGAAGCACCTTTATTCTCAGAAGAGATGTGTGGTTTAAGCGCTTTACATCAACTTAAAACCATACTTTACGCTGACGAAGATCCAACCCAGGTTTATTACAAGGAAAATACAGTCAGAGTGGTGCAGAATGGAAATTGTTACAGTCTCGAACTCTATTTACCGGGAATTCCCAAAGAACAAATTCAGTTGAATAAAACTGGAGATGAACTCAATATCCGTATTGGTAACCATCGGCGTAATCTGGTTTTACCCCAAGCTTTAGCCGCGTTGAACCCTTCTGGGGCGAAAATGGAAGAAGATTATCTCAAAATTAACTTCATTATATCGAATGGAAAATAA
- a CDS encoding MoaD/ThiS family protein, whose product MSDLETIAVTIKLFAAYQEAYGVSELERCFPQETPVGAVLEQILTEKPELEPWRPLTRFGVNLQFVAPETPLNDGDEVVLIPPVSGG is encoded by the coding sequence ATGAGTGATTTAGAAACTATTGCTGTTACCATCAAGCTTTTTGCAGCTTATCAGGAAGCTTATGGAGTTTCCGAATTAGAGCGATGCTTTCCCCAGGAAACGCCGGTTGGAGCCGTATTAGAGCAAATACTAACAGAAAAGCCCGAATTAGAACCTTGGCGACCTTTAACCCGTTTTGGTGTCAATCTACAATTCGTTGCTCCAGAAACACCTCTAAACGATGGAGACGAAGTGGTGTTAATACCTCCTGTCAGCGGTGGTTAG